Proteins from a single region of Catenulispora acidiphila DSM 44928:
- a CDS encoding MarR family winged helix-turn-helix transcriptional regulator yields the protein MPTPVPQTPQTPPATPDATAQQLTDVVTRLRRALRTSIRTEYPWEALPMAQIELMQSLSDRSPARVGDLAARQRLSTSTVSGLIGQLMTAGLVVRGTHADDRRVAVVELTEAGRRQLADWQAAHQRRIGAALERLELPEQDAVAAALPALAKLVEYLFAGSGLGNEPAAEGGGAGGGAAGSESAAGGSGD from the coding sequence ATGCCAACGCCGGTGCCGCAGACCCCGCAGACCCCGCCCGCCACCCCTGACGCGACCGCGCAGCAGCTCACCGATGTGGTGACGCGGCTGCGGCGCGCGCTGCGCACGTCGATCCGCACGGAGTACCCGTGGGAGGCGCTGCCGATGGCGCAGATCGAGCTGATGCAGTCGCTCAGCGACCGCTCGCCGGCCCGGGTCGGCGACCTGGCCGCGCGCCAGCGGCTGTCCACCTCGACGGTCAGCGGCCTGATCGGCCAGCTGATGACCGCCGGCCTGGTGGTGCGCGGCACGCACGCCGACGACCGCCGGGTGGCGGTGGTGGAGCTGACCGAGGCCGGACGCCGCCAGCTGGCCGACTGGCAGGCCGCGCACCAGCGGCGCATCGGCGCCGCGCTGGAGCGGCTGGAGCTGCCGGAGCAGGACGCGGTCGCCGCGGCGCTGCCGGCGCTGGCGAAGCTGGTGGAGTACTTGTTCGCCGGGTCGGGGCTGGGGAACGAGCCCGCGGCTGAGGGTGGCGGCGCCGGTGGCGGCGCTGCCGGCTCGGAAAGCGCTGCTGGTGGTAGCGGTGATTGA